A genomic segment from Gammaproteobacteria bacterium encodes:
- a CDS encoding 2OG-Fe(II) oxygenase family protein: MTTSTLPVIDISDLSSGETLDAIDAACRDWGFFQIERHGIDEGRILALRRQMRAFFAQPLDVKREILRTADNPWGFYDRELTKHTPDWKQIYDYGPPDGGVIMPQWPAALPEFRGAIQGFYEACYGLALRLLRAIAVNLGMPARYLDPYFMPEHTSFLRLNYYPKCPKPARPTDLSMARDGHLGVNHHTDAGALTLLLQDEQPGLEVFHDGAWHLVEPRPDALVVNIGDIVQVWSNDRYQAALHRGLVSAEAARFSAPFFLNPAYSVEYAPLPSTVDAYRPPRYRPINWGDFRARRAAGDYADHGRYVRISDWHLTE; the protein is encoded by the coding sequence ATGACCACGAGCACGTTGCCCGTCATCGACATCAGCGATCTCTCGAGCGGCGAAACCCTCGACGCGATCGACGCCGCGTGCCGAGACTGGGGCTTCTTTCAAATCGAGCGACACGGCATCGACGAAGGCCGCATCCTCGCGCTGAGGAGGCAGATGCGCGCCTTCTTCGCGCAGCCGCTCGACGTCAAGCGCGAGATCCTGCGCACGGCCGACAACCCTTGGGGGTTCTACGATCGCGAGCTCACCAAGCACACGCCGGACTGGAAGCAGATCTACGACTACGGGCCGCCCGACGGGGGCGTGATCATGCCGCAGTGGCCGGCCGCGTTGCCCGAGTTTCGGGGCGCGATCCAGGGCTTCTATGAGGCGTGCTATGGGCTTGCGCTGCGGTTGCTCCGCGCTATCGCGGTCAATCTCGGCATGCCCGCGCGGTACCTCGACCCGTATTTCATGCCGGAGCACACGAGCTTCCTGCGCCTCAACTACTATCCGAAGTGCCCCAAGCCGGCACGGCCGACGGATCTGTCGATGGCGCGCGACGGACATCTCGGCGTCAACCATCACACCGATGCCGGCGCGCTCACGCTGCTGCTGCAGGACGAGCAGCCCGGCCTCGAGGTCTTCCACGACGGCGCATGGCACCTCGTCGAGCCGCGGCCCGATGCTCTCGTCGTCAACATCGGCGACATCGTGCAGGTGTGGTCGAACGACCGGTATCAGGCGGCGCTGCATCGCGGATTGGTGAGCGCCGAGGCGGCCCGGTTCAGCGCGCCGTTCTTCCTGAATCCCGCCTACAGCGTCGAGTATGCGCCGCTTCCGTCGACCGTCGACGCATACCGCCCGCCGCGCTACCGGCCGATCAACTGGGGCGATTTTCGCGCGCGTCGCGCCGCCGGCGACTACGCCGATCACGGCCGCTACGTCCGCATCAGCGATTGGCACCTCACGGAGTAA
- a CDS encoding peroxidase: MAFIETISAQDATGDVKAMYERQFLHYGYVPGYAFVFCHRPEIMRLWAQLQSGIKRHMDKRRFELVTFAAAHELRSTLCSLAHGKALTEFFSAADVMAIARGDKPAALSDAEAAMLEFARKVARDAASVTAGDVERLKGLGFTDAEIFDITATAAARAFWTKVIESLGVEADAPFHAMDRDFTEALTAGRPLVAPDDAAGAGTLTDCRARSAG, from the coding sequence ATGGCTTTCATCGAGACGATTTCCGCACAGGACGCCACGGGCGACGTGAAGGCGATGTACGAGCGGCAATTTCTGCACTACGGCTACGTGCCGGGCTATGCCTTCGTGTTCTGCCACCGTCCGGAGATCATGCGGCTGTGGGCGCAGCTTCAGTCCGGCATCAAGCGCCACATGGACAAGCGGCGCTTCGAGCTCGTCACGTTCGCCGCGGCGCATGAGCTGCGCAGCACGTTGTGCTCGCTCGCTCACGGCAAGGCATTGACCGAGTTCTTCTCCGCGGCCGACGTCATGGCGATCGCGCGCGGCGATAAGCCTGCGGCGCTCAGCGACGCGGAGGCGGCGATGCTCGAGTTCGCCCGTAAGGTCGCCCGCGATGCGGCGTCCGTGACGGCCGGCGACGTCGAGCGGCTCAAGGGTTTAGGGTTCACGGACGCCGAGATCTTCGACATCACCGCGACGGCCGCCGCGCGTGCATTCTGGACGAAGGTGATCGAGTCGCTCGGCGTCGAAGCCGATGCGCCGTTCCATGCAATGGACCGCGATTTCACGGAGGCGCTGACGGCCGGACGGCCGCTCGTCGCCCCCGACGACGCCGCGGGAGCGGGAACGCTTACCGACTGCCGGGCGCGAAGCGCCGGCTGA
- a CDS encoding TetR/AcrR family transcriptional regulator, producing MRADARRNAQALVEAAMKVFATSGVEAPSREIAEKAGVGVGTLYRHFPQRSDLVVAVFRNEVDACADAAAKLAAEHDPGEALARWMQRYVDFIAAKRGLAGALSSGDSAFQSLPTYFLERIRPALQALLDAAIDAGDIRSDVDPDELLFAVPRLCKTDAYGGSQEQARRMVALLVDGLRYRAQPTSAGRKKSRRSRK from the coding sequence GTGCGTGCAGACGCGCGCCGCAACGCCCAAGCGCTGGTCGAAGCGGCGATGAAGGTCTTTGCGACTTCGGGCGTCGAAGCCCCGTCGAGGGAGATCGCGGAAAAGGCCGGCGTCGGCGTGGGCACGCTCTATCGCCATTTCCCGCAGCGCTCGGACCTCGTGGTGGCGGTCTTTCGCAACGAGGTGGACGCCTGCGCAGACGCAGCTGCGAAACTTGCGGCCGAGCATGATCCAGGGGAAGCGCTTGCGCGGTGGATGCAGCGTTACGTGGATTTCATCGCCGCGAAGCGAGGGCTTGCGGGCGCGCTTTCCTCGGGCGACTCCGCCTTCCAGTCTTTGCCGACCTATTTCCTCGAGCGAATTCGGCCGGCGTTGCAGGCTCTGCTCGATGCAGCGATCGACGCGGGCGATATCCGCTCCGACGTCGACCCCGACGAGCTGCTGTTCGCGGTCCCGAGACTCTGCAAGACCGACGCCTACGGCGGAAGCCAAGAGCAGGCACGGCGGATGGTCGCGCTGCTCGTGGACGGGCTGCGCTACCGCGCCCAGCCGACTTCGGCCGGCCGCAAGAAAAGCCGTCGTTCTCGCAAATAG
- the cysK gene encoding cysteine synthase A translates to MARFDNILETIGNTPLVKLGKLAPAGVNVYVKVESFNPMGSVKDRMALAVIERAEQTGELEPGQTVVEATSGNTGIGLAMVCARKGYPLVVTMAESFSIERRKLLRFLGAKVVLTPAAEKGTGMLAKAVELAETHGWFLCRQFENEANADVHSQTTAQEIIADFAGERLDYWVSGFGTGGTLKGVARALKQAGLPTKIVAAEPDNSQVLGSGIPQRRAPDGTPAESHPRFRPHLMQGWAPDFIPKLTEDAVAAGLIDEIVPVSGNDALHLARELARQEGIFVGTSSGATLAAALDVARRSPPGTNVVCMLPDTGERYMSTPLFEHIGEEMTEEELALSRSTPSCRFDAPPPAPAPAAAAPTPAALDPDAERFVDDVVRNEPVVLFALEWCEFCWSVRKLFARLGIEYRSVDLDSVEYQAGDRGGKIRAVLAERTNARTIPQIFVGGEHIGGCTDLFDAWRNGSLQRRLEERGIRYAKSADVDPYALLPKWLQPRKTA, encoded by the coding sequence ATGGCTCGCTTCGACAACATTCTCGAAACGATCGGCAACACGCCGCTCGTCAAGCTCGGCAAGCTGGCGCCGGCGGGTGTGAACGTGTACGTGAAGGTCGAGTCCTTCAACCCGATGGGCTCGGTCAAGGACCGCATGGCGCTCGCGGTGATCGAGCGCGCGGAGCAGACCGGAGAGCTCGAGCCGGGCCAGACCGTCGTCGAGGCGACGAGCGGCAACACGGGCATCGGTCTGGCGATGGTCTGCGCCCGGAAAGGCTACCCGCTGGTCGTCACGATGGCGGAAAGCTTCAGCATCGAGCGCCGCAAGCTGCTGCGCTTTCTCGGCGCGAAGGTCGTCCTGACGCCGGCGGCCGAGAAGGGCACCGGGATGCTCGCGAAAGCCGTCGAGCTCGCCGAGACGCACGGCTGGTTCCTGTGCCGACAGTTCGAGAACGAGGCCAACGCCGACGTGCACTCGCAGACCACGGCGCAGGAGATCATCGCCGACTTCGCGGGCGAGCGCCTCGATTACTGGGTCTCCGGATTCGGCACCGGCGGCACGTTGAAAGGCGTCGCGCGCGCGCTGAAGCAGGCGGGGCTGCCGACGAAGATCGTCGCCGCCGAGCCCGACAATTCGCAGGTGCTCGGCAGCGGCATACCGCAACGGCGCGCTCCGGACGGCACGCCCGCCGAGAGCCATCCGCGCTTTCGTCCGCATCTGATGCAGGGCTGGGCGCCCGACTTCATCCCGAAGCTGACCGAGGACGCCGTGGCCGCGGGTCTCATCGACGAGATCGTGCCCGTATCCGGGAACGACGCATTGCACCTGGCCCGCGAGCTCGCGCGCCAGGAAGGCATCTTCGTCGGCACGTCGAGCGGCGCGACACTCGCGGCCGCGCTCGACGTCGCGCGGCGCTCGCCGCCCGGCACGAACGTCGTCTGCATGCTGCCCGATACCGGGGAGCGCTACATGTCGACCCCGCTGTTCGAGCACATCGGCGAGGAGATGACGGAGGAGGAGCTCGCGCTGTCGCGCTCGACGCCGAGCTGCCGCTTCGATGCGCCGCCGCCGGCGCCCGCGCCCGCTGCCGCGGCACCGACGCCCGCCGCGCTCGATCCGGACGCCGAGCGCTTCGTCGACGACGTCGTTCGGAACGAGCCCGTCGTGCTGTTCGCGCTCGAGTGGTGCGAGTTCTGCTGGTCGGTCCGCAAGCTCTTCGCGCGGCTCGGCATCGAATACCGCAGCGTCGACCTCGACTCGGTCGAATACCAGGCCGGCGACAGGGGCGGCAAGATTCGCGCCGTGCTCGCCGAGCGCACCAACGCGAGGACGATCCCGCAGATCTTCGTCGGCGGCGAGCACATCGGCGGCTGCACGGATCTCTTCGACGCCTGGCGCAACGGCTCGCTGCAGCGGCGGCTCGAGGAGCGCGGCATCCGTTACGCCAAGAGCGCCGACGTCGACCCCTACGCGCTGTTGCCGAAGTGGCTGCAGCCGCGCAAGACCGCGTGA
- a CDS encoding VOC family protein: protein MTTVGAIEIPTRDSRRAVRFYNRVFGFELVSTTRKNGSPRVLMRGRGWTYLAIEEQSDAIAEPKRLRFETVSLDIARERLWNLGVVPADGSIEPRFDAVRCCRIVPIRDSDGNEIELVESRRPRIYPESRERAPEDDSLAVPGVAS, encoded by the coding sequence GTGACAACCGTCGGCGCCATCGAGATTCCAACGCGTGACTCGAGACGTGCAGTCCGCTTCTACAATCGCGTGTTCGGCTTCGAGCTCGTCTCGACGACGCGCAAGAACGGATCACCGCGCGTGCTCATGCGTGGGCGAGGGTGGACATACTTGGCAATCGAAGAGCAAAGCGACGCAATCGCCGAGCCGAAACGACTGCGGTTCGAGACCGTCTCGCTCGATATCGCGCGCGAGCGCCTGTGGAACCTCGGCGTCGTGCCGGCCGACGGGAGCATCGAGCCGCGATTCGATGCGGTGCGTTGCTGCCGAATCGTGCCGATTCGCGATTCCGACGGCAACGAGATAGAGCTCGTCGAGTCACGGCGTCCGCGCATCTACCCGGAGAGCCGCGAACGCGCGCCCGAGGATGATTCGCTTGCCGTGCCGGGCGTCGCTTCCTAG